Proteins encoded within one genomic window of Zootoca vivipara chromosome 12, rZooViv1.1, whole genome shotgun sequence:
- the CCK gene encoding cholecystokinin isoform X1 has translation MKSAMVFQTVAGSFTAMYSGVCICLLLAALSTSSLGQQTSGSHNANPVATDLEQSLLENHRHVRTPGSGKSMQQVDGNVDPKANLGALLAKYLQQARRGASGKVSVMGLQSFDPTHRIRDRDYMGWMDFGRRSAEEYEYSS, from the exons ATGAAATCAGCGATGGTCTTCCAAACTGTTGCAGGCAGCTTCACAG CTATGTACAGTGGGGTCTGCATCTGCCTGCTCCTGGCTGCGCTGTCCACAAGCTCGTTGGGGCAGCAGACTTCAGGGTCCCACAATGCCAATCCTGTGGCTACTGATCTCGAGCAGAGCTTGCTGGAAAACCACCGGCATGTCCGTACTCCAGGCTCTGGGAAATCTATGCAGCAGGTGGACGGCAACGTTGACCCAAAGGCCAACCTGGGCGCTCTACTGGCCAAATATCTACAGCAAGCCCGAAGAG GTGCTTCTGGAAAGGTCTCTGTGATGGGCTTGCAGAGTTTTGACCCGACACACAGAATAAGAGACAGAGACTACATGGGATGGATGGATTTTGGACGCCGGAGTGCCGAAGAATATGAGTACTCTTCTTAG
- the CCK gene encoding cholecystokinin isoform X2, protein MYSGVCICLLLAALSTSSLGQQTSGSHNANPVATDLEQSLLENHRHVRTPGSGKSMQQVDGNVDPKANLGALLAKYLQQARRGASGKVSVMGLQSFDPTHRIRDRDYMGWMDFGRRSAEEYEYSS, encoded by the exons ATGTACAGTGGGGTCTGCATCTGCCTGCTCCTGGCTGCGCTGTCCACAAGCTCGTTGGGGCAGCAGACTTCAGGGTCCCACAATGCCAATCCTGTGGCTACTGATCTCGAGCAGAGCTTGCTGGAAAACCACCGGCATGTCCGTACTCCAGGCTCTGGGAAATCTATGCAGCAGGTGGACGGCAACGTTGACCCAAAGGCCAACCTGGGCGCTCTACTGGCCAAATATCTACAGCAAGCCCGAAGAG GTGCTTCTGGAAAGGTCTCTGTGATGGGCTTGCAGAGTTTTGACCCGACACACAGAATAAGAGACAGAGACTACATGGGATGGATGGATTTTGGACGCCGGAGTGCCGAAGAATATGAGTACTCTTCTTAG